Genomic segment of Prochlorothrix hollandica PCC 9006 = CALU 1027:
GCGTTTTGCTGCTGGGCATTGAGACCAAAGGGAAGGGCCGTGCCAAAGGCCAGGGCGGAGTTTTTACCCACGTAATAGTAAGTGGGGGAATGGCCACACTGCACCGTACCCGACTGCACCGCATCCAACACCTGCAACCCCGGCACCAGTTCCCCCGCTGCAAACACCTCGATGGTAAACCGCCCACCACTGAGGGCTGCTACCCGCTCTGCCACATAAAGGGCGGATCCCTGGAGGGTATCCAAGGAATTGGGCCAACTGGTGGTCATTTGCCACTTAACTGGGGGTAAGGCTCCAGGGGTACCAGAGCTGGCCTCAGGGTTGGTGGTGCCACAGGAGGCAAGGGCAGCGGTGGCGGCTCCGGTGGCGGTATATCCCAGCAGTTGTCGGCGTTTCATGGGCAGGGGTAGGGCAGGGGTAGGGTAGGGTACAGGGCGATCGACTTAAATTCAGATTCAGATTCAGATTTATATTCAGCTTTAGATCAGCTTCAGATCAGCGGGTTGCGGCACCTAAGCGGGTTGCTTAAACAACGTGTCGAGGTAAACCCGCGCAGCGCGACGATCGTTGTTTCCGTTTTGCAACAGAAAGAGGGACAAGGCAGCCGCCACAACTCGATCGTGATCCCAGTCGGGATGAGACTCAAGGTAGGACTGGAGAGATTCAAAAAGCTCTTCTGGTATATCGGCGACGAGGCTAATGGTGGGTTGCATCGGGATCCCCTCAAAACAGGTAACGGTATATCGGTGGTCGGTGGCTGTGGGTCGGTGGCTGTGGGTTGATCTATGGGTCAGGGGTTATGGGTTGGTCTATGGGTCGGTGGCTATGGGTTGGTCTATGGGTCAGGGGCTATGGGTCGGCGATCGCGGGCCACAGATGAGCGGTAACCGACGGTGCGCCAGTCCCATCGATAACCATAGGTTGGTGACCCCAGGTTGGGAAGCACAAACCTATGGTCGTCAGGTCGTCGCTACCGATGGATCCTGGCTCCAAAGCTGGCTCCAAAGACAGAAATCCCCCCGAATCACAACCCCTAGAGGCAGTCGTGACCCAATGGCCCAGAACGATGGATACCAGAACGATGGATAGATGATGGGTTAAAGACTCTCTCCAGCACTAAACCCCAACTGAAAACGTGACCCCAGGCCCAACGGTAACCCCGTCATGGGCGAGGGTATATTCCAACGGGGTAGAGCTGGAGTGTTATTCATTTTGTGCGATCGAGGGGGTGGCTTGTCAATGAATAGATCTGAAGCCATTGTTTGATATCAAACAATTTAGTGACGCTAAACCCTTAAACAAGGGGTCTTTTTGCAAAGATTTACAACAAAGATGCCTTGGCTCTCATTCTTTAGAGGGTGGATCATAAATCCCCCTAAAATCCCCCAAAGACCACGATCAGCGTTCTAGCCTGGGGAAAACACCCCTGAACCAGCGTCATAGCCTCAACGGTTGAGGGGGAAAACCCTGGAAATTAGACCCCCGATCCCTGAGAAAAATAAGAATTTGCCGAGGCTGCACTTCAAGAAACGGTGACCTAGCCCTGAACCCCAGACGGGCAATTTCAGGGGGAAGAGGACAGCACTGTACTCCCCTCCAGGATCTCAACCAAGGCCAGCCAGCCGGTGCCCCAGAGACCCCTGACCTGGAGGCTGAGAGGGGGGGCTGCTAGCCCATCTGGGCTACTCCCTGGGTTAGGGGTTCAGGACTGGATCCTTCGACTCCAGGGGGCGGATCCTGATGCTTACAGCAATCCGAAATGGGTCGTGTGGTGTGCGCCCTCCGGGCGCACACCACACAAAGGGTTTCAGCGATCGAGATCCTTACAACTGATTTAGGATTGCTGTATTTTGTGAAGAGTTGTTGCGCAGTCCTTAGGAAAACCTTGGCGATGCTGCCCCCTGTACCGTCTCCCCTTTAAACTCAACAAAACTGGTTGCCAAAACTGGTTGGCAAGATGATTGGCACAAGATTACTGGCAGAACCATCTCCCATGAATAAGCCCCAAAACTATCGCCTCGCC
This window contains:
- a CDS encoding DUF2811 domain-containing protein, translating into MQPTISLVADIPEELFESLQSYLESHPDWDHDRVVAAALSLFLLQNGNNDRRAARVYLDTLFKQPA